From a single Glycine soja cultivar W05 chromosome 19, ASM419377v2, whole genome shotgun sequence genomic region:
- the LOC114400202 gene encoding protein NUCLEAR FUSION DEFECTIVE 4-like has product MGVLQEKLSSFYKSRWLVFVAAMWLQSWAGIGYLFGSISPVIKSSLGYNQKQLAMLGVAKDLGDAVGFMTGLLCEILPIWGALLVGAALNLVGYGWVWLVVTSQVPVLPLWAMCALIFVGTNGETYFNTVSLVSCVQNFPKSRGPVVGILKGFAGLSGAILTQIYALFHAPNQASLIFMVAVGPSLVGIGLMFIVRPVGGHKQVRPSDGKCFTLIYGVCLLLAAYLLGVMVVQDLVEVSETVISIFTGVLLLILLVPIVIPITLSFGPEQRHPEVEALLPPPQNKEAGKSQLDSDEVILSELEDEKPKEVDMLPASERQKRIAHLQQRLLQAAAEGAVRVKRRRGPHRGEDFTLTQALIKADFWLLFISMIMGSGSGLTVIDNLGQMSQSLGYDNAHIFVSMISIWNFLGRVGGGYISELVVRDHAYPRPVALAVFQLIMTLGHVFLGMGWPGSMYVGTLLVGLGYGAHWAIVPATASELFGLRNFGALYNFITIANPAGTLVFSSLIASTIYDAEAEKQHRQNMMLRVLNASEPLKCEGSVCFFLTSMIMAGLCVVGAGLCMVLVLRTRIVYANLYGKASSSRLRL; this is encoded by the exons atggggGTGTTACAGGAGAAGCTCTCTTCCTTCTACAAGAGCCGGTGGCTAGTGTTCGTGGCCGCAATGTGGCTGCAGTCGTGGGCGGGCATCGGGTACTTGTTCGGGAGCATCTCTCCTGTCATAAAAAGCTCCCTTGGCTACAACCAGAAGCAGCTCGCCATGCTTGGCGTCGCCAAGGACCTTGGTGACGCCGTCGGGTTCATGACCGGGCTTCTTTGTGAGATCTTGCCCATCTGGGGCGCGCTTCTTGTGGGTGCTGCTTTGAACCTTGTGGGATATGGCTGGGTCTGGCTTGTTGTCACTTCTCAAGTCCCTGTCTTGCCTCTCTGGGCT ATGTGTGCTCTTATCTTTGTGGGAACAAATGGTGAAACCTACTTCAATACAGTTTCTCTGGTGTCTTGTGTACAAAATTTCCCCAAAAGCCGGGGTCCTGTGGTGGGAATTCTAAAGGGCTTTGCTGGGTTGAGTGGTGCAATCTTGACTCAGATATATGCACTGTTCCATGCCCCTAATCAAGCATCACTAATATTTATGGTTGCTGTTGGTCCATCATTGGTAGGAATAGGTCTTATGTTCATTGTTAGGCCTGTTGGGGGTCACAAACAAGTTAGGCCATCAGATGGCAAATGCTTCACATTGATCTATGGTGTGTGCCTTCTATTGGCTGCATATTTGTTGGGAGTCATGGTTGTCCAAGATTTGGTTGAAGTGAGTGAAACTGTAATCTCTATATTCACTGGGGTTCTCTTGTTGATCCTCCTTGTCCCAATCGTTATTCCTATTACATTGAGTTTTGGCCCGGAGCAAAGGCATCCAGAGGTAGAAGCACTTCTTCCACCACCACAGAATAAAGAAGCAGGGAAATCTCAGCTGGATTCTGATGAAGTGATACTGAGTGAGTTGGAAGATGAGAAGCCTAAGGAAGTTGACATGCTCCCTGCATCAGAGAGGCAGAAACGTATCGCGCACTTGCAACAAAGACTGCTCCAAGCAGCTGCAGAAGGAGCAGTGAGGGTTAAGAGGAGAAGAGGACCACACAGAGGGGAAGATTTCACCTTGACACAAGCATTGATCAAAGCAGACTTTTGGCTTCTTTTCATTTCCATGATCATGGGTTCTGGATCCGGGTTGACTGTAATCGACAATCTGGGTCAGATGAGCCAGTCTCTAGGATATGACAATGCACATATATTTGTCTCCATGATCAGTATTTGGAACTTTCTTGGCCGTGTCGGAGGAGGTTACATATCTGAGCTTGTTGTGag GGATCATGCATATCCAAGGCCAGTTGCATTGGCTGTATTTCAACTCATTATGACTCTTGGGCATGTTTTCCTTGGTATGGGATGGCCAGGGTCAATGTATGTTGGCACTTTACTAGTTGGACTTGGTTATGGAGCTCATTGGGCAATTGTTCCAGCTACAGCCTCTGAGTTGTTTGGTTTGAGAAACTTTGGTGCTTTGTACAATTTCATTACTATAGCAAACCCTGCAGGAACACTGGTTTTCTCTAGTCTCATTGCCAGCACCATCTATGATGCTGAAGCAGAGAAACAACATCGCCAAAATATGATGTTGCGTGTGCTGAATGCTAGTGAGCCTCTAAAGTGCGAAGGTTCCGTATGTTTCTTCCTAACTTCCATGATCATGGCAGGATTATGCGTGGTTGGAGCAGGCCTATGCATGGTTCTTGTGTTAAGAACAAGGATTGTTTATGCCAACCTATATGGAAAAGCTTCTTCTAGTAGACTTCGATTATGA